The Panacibacter microcysteis DNA window GTCGTTAAAAGAAGTAGAACAGTTTACTGTTGGCAAAGACCGTGAATTTGATTTGTTGCTGGCACCTTTTGATGTGCTGGGAAATATTGCGCATGCAAAAATGCTCGCTACCATCGGGCTGCTTACCCTTGATGAAGCAGACCAGTTAACAACGGAGTTGCGGCATATTTATGCAACAACACAGGCTGTAGATGATACACGGTTTACTATACACAGCAATATTGAAGATGTGCATTCGCAGGTTGAATACCTGCTGACAGAAAAGCTTGGCGATACCGGTAAAAAAATACATTCTGCACGCAGCCGCAACGACCAGGTGCTGGTAGATGTAAAACTGTACCTGCGTAGCGAGCTGGAGAAAACCGTGCATTCCGTTTATGCTTTCTTTGAATTGCTCATAAAGCAAAGTGAAAAATTTAAAACACACCTGCTGCCGGGCTATACACATTTACAGCTTGCCATGCCTTCTTCTTTTGGGCTTTGGTTTGGCGCGTATGCAGAAAGCCTGGCAGACGATACTGTAGCGCTAAAGGCAGCATTCGATGTGGTCAATAAAAATCCGTTGGGTTCCGCTGCAGGCTATGGTTCTTCATTCCCGGTAAACAGAACGTTGACCACCAGGCTGCTCGGTTTTGCAGATTTAAATTACAACGTTGTGTATGCGCAAATGGGCCGCGGCAAGGCAGAGCGCATGGTGGCTGCTGCACTCGCCAATATTGCAGATACACTGAGCCGCCTTAGTATGGATGCCTGTTTGTTCCTCAACCAGAATTTCGGTTTTATCAGTTTCCCGGCAGAGCTTACCACAGGCAGCAGCATTATGCCGCACAAAAAAAATCCTGATGTGTTTGAGCTCATCCGTTCTTACTGCAACCGCATCAAAGCATTGCCCAACGAGATCCTGATGATGACCACCAATCTTCCATCCGGTTATCACAGAGACCTGCAGTTGCTCAAGGAACACCTCTTTCCTGCGTTTGAAACCTTGCGCAGTTGTATAGATATGGCAGGGCTTATGCTAAGTAATATGGAGGTAAAAGAAAACATTCTCGAAGATGAACGGTACCAATACCTCTTCAGCGTAGAAGAAGTAAATAAGCTTGTGCTGCAGGGCACACCTTTCCGCGATGCATATAAAAAAATCGGGTTGGATATTGAGGCAGGCAATTACACTTATTCAACACACGTGGCACACACGCACGAAGGCAGCATCGGTAATTTGTGCAACGATCATATAACCGCTAACATGAAAAAAATAATAGACAGTTTCCCGTTCAGCGATTATCATCAGGCGTTCGGTCATTTACTCGGTAAATAATTTTATGTAGCCGGCACCGGTAATGCTGTGCATCGTCCCTTGCGTCGCACTCTTTTACTGTATAACAACAGGCAACTCCTCCGGGTTGTTACGCCGCACTCTTATACAACCTGTAAAGTACAGCAGGCAATCAACTCTTACATTTCCTATCTTAGTACACACACTAAAAGCTGCTTGTATGAAATACCCGCTGGTGCAAAATTATATCAATGGCAAATTTGTAAATGCCGGTACCGGTACCACACTGCCTGTTATTTCTCCTTTGGATGGTAATCTGTTATCTGTGGTGCCATTATCAGCAACGGCAGACCTCGATCAGGCTGTAGAAGCCGCCAGGGCTGCTTTACCGGTATGGTCCCGCATGCCTGTAAAAGAACGGGTGCAGGTATTCTTCCGGTATAAAACATTGCTGGAAAGAGACCTGCAGCAGCTCGCCTCACTCATCAGTGAAGAGAATGGCAAAACCATTGGAGAATCTGTAGCCGAGGTAGAAAAGTGCATAGAGCTAACGGAGTTTGCCTGCTCCATACCGCAGTTGGTAACAGGTGAAATACTCGAAGTAAGCAAAGGTGTTGAATGCAGAACAGAACGCGTACCTGTGGGTATTGTGGCATCCATTGTGCCCTTTAACTTTCCTGCTATGGTACCCAACTGGACAATACCCAATGCTCTTGCTTTGGGCAATTGCATGATCATAAAACCATCTGAAAAAGTACCGCTTACGCTTGCGAAGATTGCATTGCTGTTAAAAGAAGCGGGTTTGCCAGACGGGGTATTTAATATTGTAAACGGCGATCATACAATTGTAAATGCCATATGTGCGCATCCTTCCATACATGCGGTAACCTTTGTTGGTTCTACCAAAGTAGCAAAGCATGTTTACCGCCAGGCCACGCAACAGCTTAAGCTGTGCCTTGCCTTGGGCGGTGCAAAAAACCACCTCATTGTTTTGCCAGATGCCAAAGCTGATATGACTGCGCAGAATGTTGTGGCATCTATGAGTGGTTGTGCCGGCCAACGTTGTATGGCTGCATCTGCCATGGTAGCCGTTGGTGGTGTTGATCATATTATTCAAAAGATCTGCGACGAAGCCAAAAAAGTAATACCCGGAACAAACCTTGGTGCTGTTATCAATAAAGCAGCGCAGCAAAGAATTGAACAATACATTACAGAAGCGGAACAGCAGGGAGCAAAAATTCTGGTAGATGGCCGTAAGGCGGTGGTGGAGGGCAAAGAAGACGGCTCTTATGTTGGCCCGACCGTTATAGATTTTGTAACACCGGGCATGGCTGTTGCAAAAGAAGAAATATTCGGGCCGGTTATCTGCATCATGCGTGCTGACAGTCTTGATGAAGCAATCAGCATTGAGAACAGCAATATATACGGCAACGCGGCAAGTGTATTTACACAAAATGGCAGCTATGCACGTTACGTAATAGAACGGGCAAGTGCCGGTATGATCGGTGTGAATGTTGGTGTACCTGTACCAAGAGAACCGTTTTCTTTTGGTGGCTGGAATGAAAGCAAGTTTGGCACTGGCGATATTACAGGCAGGAGTTCAATAGAATTTTTTACAAAGCTGAAAAAATCAACTGTAAAATGGAATCCTGAAGCGGGTGTAAACTGGATGAGCTGATGCAGGAATTTGTTGCGGCGGGCTTTAGCCCGCCGTTTTATATTTATCCATTACGGCTTTGGCCAAAAGTGTAATGTTATACTTCGCTTTGATCTTCGCTTTTGTTCAGTATTGTTTCAACAGTACAAGAGTGCGACGCAACGAAAGCTTCATCGTATTCCTGCTGCCGGGTACATACTATATATGCTGTAAAGCGCCTGTAACGAGCTGCGATAGTGCAGGTTCTTTTTGCTGTAGTTTTTGTAGCAGTGTTATTTGGTTGATGGTGCGGTTGAGGTTGTGACCGGGATACCTGGCACCGTAATAAATATCGTTGTTAAGATAATCGGCAAGAAAGCGCAGGGCCTGCATGTATATCATAAACTTTCCTGCATAAATGAAATAATTTTTTTCTGTTGTTGTAAGCTCTTCTGCCATCTCACCGAGGTAGCCTTTTACAATAGCATCAAAATAATCTTCGCGTATGTCTATTTTGGAAAAGTCTGTTTCTTCTTCGCCAGCCGGAGAAAGATAGGTACGCATCATATCGCCTACATCACTTATAAAATAGCCGGGCATTACGGTGTCGAGATCTATTACGCAAAGGCCTTTGTTGTTGCTGTCGAACAGTACGTTGCTGATCTTTGTGTCGTGGTGGGTAACACGTTTCTTAAATGCCGGGTTATGGAGAATATTTTCAAATGCGGTTACAATATCCCTGTTGTGTATAAGTATGTTTATGGAAGACCTGGCTTTTTGTAAACGCTCTGCGGAAGCGCCTTCCACAGCTTTTTCAAACTGCGAATACCGGAGTGAGAGGTTATGGAAATCCGGTAACGTTATGCTCAGCTGATCAATATCGAAGCCGGCAAGCAAACGTGTAAATTTGCCAAACTGCCTGGCTGCTTCGTAAGCGAGTTCTTTATCTTCCACCACGGTGTAGGAATGAGAACCTTCCACAAAACCAAAGAGCCTGTAACTGGCGTTGTCATGTTCCGCCAGGCCTTTATGATCGGTCGTGTTAATGGGTGTGGTAAATAAATAGCCCGGGGAGTGTTTGTGCAGGTATGTTGCCAGCCGGGAGATATTGTTGTCTATATTTTGAGGAAGTGTAAATACCTGCGTGTTGATGCGTTGCAGGATATATTGTTTTGGGCCATTTTTTACAAGCCATGTATGATTGATAAGGCCACTGCCAAACGGTTGAATTTGCACTTCATCGGTGTTCAGACTAAACCTTTTGAGAATATCGGTTGTCATGCGCAGGTTATGGCAATGGATTTTATAATCTGGTTACAATTCAAAAATAAAGATGATTAATGCTGCTTGTATAATCAAACGTTTGCACGGAAAAATATTGGCTATGCATTGTTGATCATCAGTTGTGAGTCGAGTATGATTTTGTAATAGGATGGCAGTGCACTGTCGTCTGTTTTTTCCAGTAGTTCGATCAGCATTTCTGTGGCTTTTTGCCCCTGTTTGTAAGGGAACTGTTCTACAGAAGCCATCGGGCTGTATTTTAAATAATTGGTAAACGGGAGATTGGCATAGCTGACAAAACAAATGTCTTTATTAAGCTTTAGCTTTTGTTGCTGCGTATAGTGCATGGCGTCCATGGCCACATAATCATTGAAGACAACCACGGCGGTAACCTTTCTTTTGTGCGCAAGTAATTCTTTTACCGCTTTTACATTACCATCAGGAGAAAGGTCGGTATTTACCACAAGGGAAGGGTCGAACTTTATCCTGTTTTTGATGAGCGCCTGTACGTAGCCTTCCTGTCGCTCTTTACAGGCAAACAGGTTTTCAGGGCCGTTGAGTAAACCTATTACGCGATGCCCTTTTTGCAAAAGGAACTTCACGGCCTGCATGGTACCTGATACCATATTGCAGGCAACATAATTGATATCCTGCATACGCGGTATACGGTCAAAGAAAACAACCGGGATATTTGCCTTCTTCAGCACTTCAAAATGTTCGTAGGTAGTGGTGCTCTTTGCAATTGAAACAAGCATGCCATCAACACGGTGCATCTTCATTTTTTCGATCAGTTGTTTCTCTTTCTCTACCTCATCGTGCGATTGGCCAAGCAACACTGTGTATTTGTTTTTTGCAGTAACATCTTCTACGCCGCTGATGGCTTCGGAGAAGAAAGACTCACCAAGATGCGGCAGTATAACACCAATGGTAAATGTTTTACGCTGCTGAAAGAAAATGGCTGTCTGGTTGGGCTCATAGTTTAATTCTTCTGCCAGTTTTTTTACCTGCATTTTAGTGCGTAAACCAATACTGGCATGATCGTGCAATGCTCTTGACACGGTTGATACAGAGATGTTTAACCGGCGCGCTATTTCCTTGATTGTCGGTTGTTTATTAATCATTTTACGGTTGTAGCTGTTTTAAATTTTTACGCAAACGTTTGAGCGGTTTATGTCCAACTTTATTAGATCTAATAAACGTAAATTTAGAGATACAACTGCTTTCGATAACCAAAATCTTTATTATGCCCTCTTCTTTAAAGATGTACGATTCGTCGTAAACGTACCCGCTATGTCAGTATTGCTTCTATTTTATTACTAAACAAAAACTGCTATGGGAAAGCTTAAAAAAATCTGTTTACTTCCGCTGTTGTTATTGATCATAACGGCAGCAAACGCTCAAACGCGAACCATCAAGGGTAAGATTGTTTCGGCCCAGGATAATTCGCCCATTGCCGGGGCATCTGTTTTGGTAAAAGGTTCAACTACCGGAACAGCGTCGGGCAATGACGGTTCTTTTACATTATCCGTTTCATCGGGTGATGTGGTGTTGATTATATCATACATTGGCTTTGCAACGGTTGAACAACCGGTAAGCGCATCAACTTCAGATGTAAGTATTAAACTCAGCGAAGGAAAAGGTGACCTTGGTGAAGTGGTGGTAACTGCATTGGGTATTACACGCCAGGCAAAGACACTGGTTTATGCCACACAAACTGTGAAGCCTTCAGAGCTTACAGAAGTGAGAGATCCCAACAATGTGCTGAACTCACTTTCCGGGAAAGTAGCCAATGCTGTTATTACACAAGGTTCGGGCGGCCCCGGTTCCGGTGCCAGAATTGTATTGCGTGGTAACCGCTCCATACAGCAAAGCAACAACGCATTGATTGTGGTAGATGGTGTTCCAATCAATAACAGTACGAATGGTACAGGTACCAGCGATTTTGGATCTGTACAGGGTTCAGATGGTGCATCTAACATCAACCCTGATGATATCGAATCAATGACCATATTAAGGGGTGCATCGGCAGCTGCGCTTTATGGCAGCCAGGCAGGTAATGGTGTCATTGTTATAACTACTAAGAAGGGTAAAAAAGACCGGATGTCTGTAACCCTGAATTCCGGCGTTGTAGCAGAGTCGGCATTTGCGCTGCCTAATGTTCAAAATGTGTATGGCCAGGGAAACAGCAATAAAATGGATCTTACATCCGGTGAAAGCTGGGGAGAAAAAATGACCGGACAGTCAATTACCAATTATCTTGGCAATCCCGGCACATACTCACCACAGCCGGACAATATCAAAGAT harbors:
- the argH gene encoding argininosuccinate lyase, with the translated sequence MKLWAKNTASLKEVEQFTVGKDREFDLLLAPFDVLGNIAHAKMLATIGLLTLDEADQLTTELRHIYATTQAVDDTRFTIHSNIEDVHSQVEYLLTEKLGDTGKKIHSARSRNDQVLVDVKLYLRSELEKTVHSVYAFFELLIKQSEKFKTHLLPGYTHLQLAMPSSFGLWFGAYAESLADDTVALKAAFDVVNKNPLGSAAGYGSSFPVNRTLTTRLLGFADLNYNVVYAQMGRGKAERMVAAALANIADTLSRLSMDACLFLNQNFGFISFPAELTTGSSIMPHKKNPDVFELIRSYCNRIKALPNEILMMTTNLPSGYHRDLQLLKEHLFPAFETLRSCIDMAGLMLSNMEVKENILEDERYQYLFSVEEVNKLVLQGTPFRDAYKKIGLDIEAGNYTYSTHVAHTHEGSIGNLCNDHITANMKKIIDSFPFSDYHQAFGHLLGK
- a CDS encoding CoA-acylating methylmalonate-semialdehyde dehydrogenase, which produces MKYPLVQNYINGKFVNAGTGTTLPVISPLDGNLLSVVPLSATADLDQAVEAARAALPVWSRMPVKERVQVFFRYKTLLERDLQQLASLISEENGKTIGESVAEVEKCIELTEFACSIPQLVTGEILEVSKGVECRTERVPVGIVASIVPFNFPAMVPNWTIPNALALGNCMIIKPSEKVPLTLAKIALLLKEAGLPDGVFNIVNGDHTIVNAICAHPSIHAVTFVGSTKVAKHVYRQATQQLKLCLALGGAKNHLIVLPDAKADMTAQNVVASMSGCAGQRCMAASAMVAVGGVDHIIQKICDEAKKVIPGTNLGAVINKAAQQRIEQYITEAEQQGAKILVDGRKAVVEGKEDGSYVGPTVIDFVTPGMAVAKEEIFGPVICIMRADSLDEAISIENSNIYGNAASVFTQNGSYARYVIERASAGMIGVNVGVPVPREPFSFGGWNESKFGTGDITGRSSIEFFTKLKKSTVKWNPEAGVNWMS
- a CDS encoding phosphotransferase enzyme family protein, producing MTTDILKRFSLNTDEVQIQPFGSGLINHTWLVKNGPKQYILQRINTQVFTLPQNIDNNISRLATYLHKHSPGYLFTTPINTTDHKGLAEHDNASYRLFGFVEGSHSYTVVEDKELAYEAARQFGKFTRLLAGFDIDQLSITLPDFHNLSLRYSQFEKAVEGASAERLQKARSSINILIHNRDIVTAFENILHNPAFKKRVTHHDTKISNVLFDSNNKGLCVIDLDTVMPGYFISDVGDMMRTYLSPAGEEETDFSKIDIREDYFDAIVKGYLGEMAEELTTTEKNYFIYAGKFMIYMQALRFLADYLNNDIYYGARYPGHNLNRTINQITLLQKLQQKEPALSQLVTGALQHI
- a CDS encoding LacI family DNA-binding transcriptional regulator translates to MINKQPTIKEIARRLNISVSTVSRALHDHASIGLRTKMQVKKLAEELNYEPNQTAIFFQQRKTFTIGVILPHLGESFFSEAISGVEDVTAKNKYTVLLGQSHDEVEKEKQLIEKMKMHRVDGMLVSIAKSTTTYEHFEVLKKANIPVVFFDRIPRMQDINYVACNMVSGTMQAVKFLLQKGHRVIGLLNGPENLFACKERQEGYVQALIKNRIKFDPSLVVNTDLSPDGNVKAVKELLAHKRKVTAVVVFNDYVAMDAMHYTQQQKLKLNKDICFVSYANLPFTNYLKYSPMASVEQFPYKQGQKATEMLIELLEKTDDSALPSYYKIILDSQLMINNA